The genomic interval TATAAATTCCACATCAATTCCTAGTCTGAGCCACAGAATATTCAATTGAGAAAGTCCTCCAGCGCCATGTCCAGCAAACGGGGTCCCGTTATCCACTCGAATGACTCGGGGTAATCCAAAACGAGAAAACAATTTGTCAAAAGAGGTCCATGTAGGTTCAAAGGCAGGTCTGCGTAACGCATCGCATCCAATAAGAAATCGGCTGAAAAGATCCATAACGGTCAAGGGGTAACACGGCTCTCCATTATGAATTCTAAACCACCCCTTATAGTCAACAGTCCAAACATGGTTGGGGTGATCTGGAATGGTCAATCGTTCTGGGCATTGTCGAAATTTGGTGTTTCTTTTTTTGCGTGATCGCGTCATTCCCTCCTGTTTAAGAATGGCCGCAATTGTGCTGGGTGCTGGAGGACTGAGGCCAAGGCTTCGTAATTCACCCGCAATTTTTTTAGGTCCAATCCGAGGGTTTGCCTTGCGCAACGCCACAAGAGCTTCCCGCATTTCAATAGGAGTTTTGTGTGGGCAATAATGCGGAGCTTTGGATAATTCCTTCATCCC from Pseudodesulfovibrio sp. JC047 carries:
- a CDS encoding helix-turn-helix domain-containing protein, yielding MTWKKVNPMDERLKFVIEVSLGAENISTLCRKYEISRKTGYKWLKRYWKHGLYGMKELSKAPHYCPHKTPIEMREALVALRKANPRIGPKKIAGELRSLGLSPPAPSTIAAILKQEGMTRSRKKRNTKFRQCPERLTIPDHPNHVWTVDYKGWFRIHNGEPCYPLTVMDLFSRFLIGCDALRRPAFEPTWTSFDKLFSRFGLPRVIRVDNGTPFAGHGAGGLSQLNILWLRLGIDVEFI